A stretch of the Arachis stenosperma cultivar V10309 chromosome 6, arast.V10309.gnm1.PFL2, whole genome shotgun sequence genome encodes the following:
- the LOC130934559 gene encoding protein FAR1-RELATED SEQUENCE 5-like codes for MANDFDLNTVPMAEGAEEFEQQTDSPNEIIVSQSSSKNMKNYTSSDEVINQAIGEEELDPEEGMCFGTLEDARAYYYRYAARTGFVVKIRTTGWETRNDQRVVVNQALHYNRDGYCTSRVKTPKRRKTVASTNCKVRCYLALDKMTGQWRISRVELSHSHPLNPNLSGMFSANRQLIMHVKDLIQQNDQTGIRPSKTYQALANAVGGPANLTFTEKDVRNYSSRHLRIFRDETDPKELLKHFLRMKVLNPNFFFEIDVDENHSIRNVFWADARCRAAWEYFGDVMTFDTTYKTNRYDMPFGSFIGVNHHGMSMLLGCALLRNEDTHQSLQMRSALETTLPHTRYRWCIWHILNKIPNKLVGYRRFDQLIICMKRIVFESKSKDSFERDWNDFIEEYDLHNSRWLNDMFADRHMWVPVFFNDEFWAGMRST; via the exons ATGGCAAATGATTTCGACCTTAATACAGTACCTATGGCAGAAGGTGCTGAAGAATTTGAACAACAGACGGACTCACCCAATGAAATTATTGTCAGTCAATCAAGttctaaaaatatgaaaaacTACACTAGCTCTGATGAG GTCATAAACCAAGCCATTGGTGAAGAGGAGCTAGATCCCGAGGAGGGAATGTGCTTCGGCACATTAGAAGATGCGCGTGCATATTATTACCGATATGCGGCTAGGACTGGATTTGTCGTCAAAATAAGAACCACCGGCTGGGAGACTAGAAACGATCAGAGGGTGGTTGTTAATCAGGCTTTGCATTATAACAGAGATGGATACTGCACATCCCGTGTAAAGACACCCAAGAGAAGGAAAACGGTGGCCTCAACAAACTGCAAAGTCCGTTGCTATTTGGCATTAGATAAAATGACAGGACAGTGGAGGATTTCTCGAGTAGAGTTATCCCACTCACACCCGCTTAATCCGAATCTATCTGGAATGTTCTCAGCAAACCGTCAGCTAATTATGCATGTGAAGGACTTGATACAACAAAATGACCAAACTGGCATTAGACCGAGTAAGACGTACCAGGCACTAGCCAATGCCGTTGGTGGCCCTGCTAACCTCACCTTTACAGAGAAGGATGTTAGAAATTACAGTAGTCGTCACTTACGCATTTTCAGGGATGAGACAGATCCAAAAGAGTTACTTAAGCACTTCTTACGGATGAAGGTGCTCAATCcgaactttttctttgaaatagATGTGGACGAAAACCATAGCattagaaatgtgttttgggcCGATGCTCGGTGTAGAGCTGCATGGGAATATTTTGGTGATGTTATGACGTTTGACACTACTTACAAGACTAATAG GTACGACATGCCATTTGGGTCTTTCATAGGTGTCAACCACCATGGGATGTCTATGCTTCTTGGGTGCGCATTATTACGGAATGAGGACACTC ATCAGTCGCTGCAGATGCGTTCTGCATTAGAGACCACATTACCACACACACGCTATAGATGGTGCATATGGCATATCCTAAACAAGATACCAAACAAGCTGGTAGGTTACCGTCGTTTCGATCAGCTTATCATATGCATGAAGAGGATTGTGTTTGAATCCAAATCAAAGGACTCATTTGAGAGAGATTGGAACGATTTCATTGAAGAGTATGACCTCCACAATTCTAGGTGGCTAAATG ATATGTTTGCTGACCGACACATGTGGGTGCCAGTATTTTTCAATGACGAATTCTGGGCTGGCATGAGGAGCACATAG
- the LOC130934560 gene encoding protein FAR1-RELATED SEQUENCE 9-like — protein MYCSQSSDVQCDCFMFQSNGILCCHSLAVLLHFRVTAVSSQYILSRLSNNVSWRHTYIRSSIDMDRSDESMTIFRELCSDFYNVAQDFVATLEVAAILRDAMDSARQKLKEHKEPEYQAAHEAFLEDSKFNNTTNHKH, from the exons ATGTATTGCTCGCAGTCATCAGACGTTCAATGTGATTGCTTTATGTTCCAATCGAATGGTATTCTATGCTGCCACAGTCTTGCTGTTCTCCTACATTTTCGTGTGACAGCAGTGTCCTCACAATACATTCTATCTCGATTGAGTAATAATGTTAGTTGGAGACACACATACATCAGGAGTAGCATTGACATGGACCGTTCTGATGAAAGCATGACTATTTTTAGGGAATTGTGTTCTGATTTTTACAACGTTGCTCAGGATTTCGTGGCTACTCTGGAGGTTGCTGCTATATTGCGTGATGCCATGGACAGTGCTCGGCAGAAGCTTAAAGAACACAAGGAACCCGAGTATCAAGCTGCACAT GAAGCATTTTTGGAGGATTCGAAGTTTAACAACACTACAAATCATAAGCATTAG